Proteins encoded together in one Mycobacterium simiae window:
- a CDS encoding alpha/beta hydrolase, with protein MTQAVKHDYDRIPYLVAFQNNSTARDVYGGLAEITVLESYLLKPQDKPSDTVLVFMHPIGGGAYLPMINALARAGHHVIYCNSRFRGTDAALLMEKVVEDLGECIKDAKNRLGYRKVVLAGWSGGGSLSLFYQQQAQHATITSSPTGDGPDLTKLELPAADGIMLLAAHISRHGTLTEWLDASILDESDPTKRDPELDLYNPGNPNQPPYTLEFLDRYRQAQIDRNRRITAWVKEKLAELSAQGRPDDEFGFVVHGTMADPRWLDPTVDPNERTPGTCYLGDPRVVNMGPVGLARFSTLRGWLSQWSYDEARGDGIQCGRDMAIPALVIGNLADDACTPSHTRRLFEAIGHPDKEMYEIPGATHYYAGPDQRDKLRRAVDIVTDWLVRHDFASAQ; from the coding sequence GTGACGCAGGCAGTCAAACACGACTACGACCGGATCCCGTATCTGGTTGCCTTCCAAAACAATTCCACGGCCCGCGACGTGTACGGCGGGCTGGCCGAAATCACGGTTCTGGAAAGCTATCTGCTCAAGCCCCAAGACAAGCCGTCGGACACCGTGCTGGTGTTCATGCACCCGATCGGCGGCGGCGCCTACCTGCCGATGATCAACGCGCTCGCGCGCGCCGGGCACCACGTCATCTATTGCAACAGCCGATTCCGCGGTACGGACGCCGCACTGCTGATGGAGAAGGTGGTCGAGGATCTCGGCGAGTGCATCAAGGACGCCAAGAACCGGCTGGGCTACCGCAAGGTCGTGCTGGCCGGGTGGAGTGGCGGCGGTTCGCTGTCGCTGTTCTACCAGCAGCAGGCGCAGCACGCGACGATCACATCGAGCCCGACCGGCGACGGCCCGGACCTCACCAAGCTGGAGCTGCCCGCCGCCGACGGCATCATGCTGCTGGCCGCCCACATCAGCCGGCACGGCACGCTGACCGAATGGCTTGACGCGTCCATCCTCGACGAGTCCGATCCCACCAAGCGCGATCCCGAGCTGGATCTGTACAACCCCGGCAACCCGAACCAGCCGCCGTACACCCTGGAATTTTTGGACCGGTACCGTCAAGCGCAGATCGATCGCAACCGCCGGATCACCGCATGGGTCAAAGAGAAACTGGCTGAATTGAGCGCGCAGGGCCGTCCCGATGACGAGTTCGGATTCGTCGTGCACGGCACGATGGCCGACCCGCGGTGGCTGGATCCCACCGTCGACCCCAACGAACGCACCCCCGGAACGTGCTACCTCGGCGACCCCCGGGTGGTGAACATGGGCCCCGTCGGCCTGGCCCGGTTCTCGACACTGCGCGGCTGGCTGTCGCAGTGGAGCTACGACGAGGCACGCGGCGACGGCATCCAGTGCGGGCGCGACATGGCTATTCCCGCGCTGGTGATCGGTAACCTGGCCGACGACGCCTGCACTCCCAGCCATACCCGCCGACTGTTCGAAGCGATCGGGCACCCCGATAAGGAGATGTACGAGATCCCCGGTGCCACACACTATTACGCCGGGCCAGACCAGCGCGACAAGCTGCGCCGAGCCGTCGACATCGTCACCGACTGGCTGGTGCGGCACGATTTCGCGAGCGCGCAATGA
- a CDS encoding CaiB/BaiF CoA transferase family protein, producing the protein MTSATSAGDDAANGRRTDVAGPLDGIRVLELGTLIAGPFAGRQLADMGAEVIKIEPPDAPDPLRHWGQAEHNGHHVFWTVAARNKKAITLDLRRPHGRELFLELIEKSDIVVENFRPGTLEKWGLGYDLLSARNPAIILVRVSGYGQTGPDAHKAGYASVAEAASGLRHLNGFPGGPPPRLALSLGDTLAGMFGAQGAMAALYRRSVTGRGQVVDVALTEACLAIQESTIPDYDVGGVIRGPSGTRLDGIAPSNIYRSADGSWVVIAANQDTVFTRLCAAMDRPELSTDDRFATHVARGRNQDELDKIIGAWAAERQPADIVETLSAAGVIAGPINTVAEVVNDPQLRARGMLVEHYDQRLERNVLGPGVVPLLSESPGTVRHAGPARPGQHNDDVYIGLLGKTTVQLEQLHAEGVL; encoded by the coding sequence ATGACCTCCGCGACCTCCGCCGGCGACGACGCGGCCAACGGGCGGCGCACCGACGTGGCCGGGCCGCTAGACGGTATCCGGGTGCTCGAGCTCGGCACCCTGATCGCCGGCCCCTTCGCCGGCCGTCAGCTTGCCGATATGGGCGCCGAGGTCATCAAGATCGAACCCCCGGACGCGCCGGATCCGTTGCGCCACTGGGGGCAAGCCGAACACAACGGGCACCACGTGTTCTGGACTGTGGCCGCACGCAACAAAAAGGCGATCACGCTCGACTTGCGCCGTCCCCACGGCCGCGAGCTATTCCTTGAGCTCATCGAGAAATCCGACATCGTGGTGGAGAACTTCCGCCCCGGCACGCTGGAAAAGTGGGGCCTGGGCTACGACCTGCTCAGCGCCCGCAACCCAGCCATCATCCTGGTCCGGGTATCCGGCTACGGGCAGACCGGGCCCGACGCGCACAAGGCCGGTTACGCCTCGGTGGCCGAGGCCGCCAGTGGGCTGCGGCACCTCAACGGTTTTCCCGGCGGCCCCCCGCCGCGACTGGCTCTGTCCCTGGGCGACACCCTGGCCGGCATGTTCGGCGCCCAGGGCGCGATGGCCGCGCTGTACCGCCGCAGCGTCACCGGCCGGGGACAGGTCGTCGACGTCGCGCTGACCGAAGCATGTTTGGCCATCCAGGAATCCACCATTCCCGACTACGACGTCGGCGGCGTGATACGCGGACCGTCGGGCACCCGACTGGATGGTATCGCGCCGTCCAACATCTACCGCAGCGCCGACGGTTCCTGGGTGGTGATCGCGGCCAACCAGGACACCGTATTCACCCGGCTGTGCGCGGCGATGGATCGCCCGGAGCTGTCCACCGACGACCGGTTCGCCACTCACGTCGCCCGCGGCCGCAACCAAGACGAGCTCGACAAGATCATCGGCGCCTGGGCGGCCGAGCGGCAACCGGCTGACATCGTCGAAACCCTCAGCGCCGCAGGCGTTATCGCGGGCCCGATCAACACCGTCGCGGAGGTCGTCAACGATCCGCAGCTGCGCGCGCGCGGCATGCTGGTCGAACACTACGACCAACGCCTGGAACGCAATGTCCTTGGCCCCGGCGTCGTTCCGTTGCTTTCGGAGTCACCGGGAACCGTCCGCCATGCCGGTCCGGCCCGCCCCGGACAGCACAACGACGACGTCTACATCGGCTTGCTGGGCAAGACGACCGTACAGCTCGAGCAGTTGCACGCCGAGGGGGTGCTATGA
- a CDS encoding TetR/AcrR family transcriptional regulator: MSAPAPGSSRALTSKGRQTRQAIEQAARKLFAERGFHGTTLADITSAAGKSPAVFYRYFVDKEDLLAALAESFLRDVVTPSGLSVPLPESPQDDAFFRSVVSGYWNIFKQNIGIMIAVAQLATTQQRFAGVQNEFRRFGMDIVAASVRRAQEQGYGAELNPQHTAAAIALLFENFTTVFVGQSGLGIQISDEDAIATLSTVWKKTLYGA, from the coding sequence ATGAGCGCGCCCGCGCCCGGCTCTTCGCGGGCGCTGACCTCCAAGGGCCGGCAGACCCGCCAGGCCATCGAACAAGCGGCGCGAAAGTTGTTTGCCGAACGCGGTTTTCACGGCACGACGCTTGCCGACATCACCTCGGCGGCGGGCAAGTCACCCGCGGTGTTCTACCGGTACTTCGTCGACAAGGAAGATTTGCTGGCCGCACTGGCGGAGTCGTTCCTGCGCGATGTAGTGACGCCATCGGGCTTGAGTGTGCCGCTGCCGGAGTCGCCGCAGGACGACGCCTTCTTCCGCTCGGTGGTCAGCGGCTACTGGAACATCTTCAAGCAGAACATCGGCATCATGATTGCGGTCGCCCAACTGGCCACCACCCAGCAGCGGTTCGCGGGCGTGCAAAACGAGTTTCGGCGGTTCGGGATGGACATCGTCGCCGCGTCCGTGCGGCGCGCCCAGGAGCAAGGCTACGGCGCTGAACTCAACCCGCAGCACACGGCCGCGGCCATCGCGCTGCTGTTCGAGAACTTCACCACCGTCTTCGTCGGCCAGTCCGGACTCGGAATTCAAATCAGCGATGAGGACGCCATCGCTACCTTGTCGACGGTGTGGAAGAAGACGCTCTATGGCGCATAA
- a CDS encoding NADH-quinone oxidoreductase subunit A — protein sequence MNVYIPILVLGGIATAFAVGSVGIASIAGPSRYNKSKLAAYECGIEPTETSVSGPHATPGQRFPVKYYLTAMLFIVFDIEIVFLYPWAVSFDALGVFALVEMVVFMLTVFVAYAYVWRRGGLTWD from the coding sequence TTGAACGTCTACATACCCATCCTGGTGCTAGGCGGAATCGCCACCGCCTTCGCTGTGGGCTCGGTCGGAATCGCGAGCATCGCCGGCCCGTCGCGGTACAACAAGTCGAAGCTGGCCGCCTACGAGTGTGGCATCGAGCCGACGGAGACCTCGGTCAGCGGCCCGCATGCCACGCCCGGGCAGCGGTTTCCGGTGAAGTACTACCTGACCGCGATGCTCTTCATCGTCTTCGACATTGAAATCGTTTTCCTCTACCCGTGGGCCGTCAGCTTTGACGCGTTAGGGGTGTTTGCCCTTGTGGAGATGGTGGTGTTCATGCTCACGGTCTTCGTGGCCTACGCGTATGTGTGGCGTCGCGGCGGCCTGACGTGGGATTGA
- a CDS encoding hydroxymethylglutaryl-CoA lyase — protein MTQTANTHVVIREVGLRDGLQIEKPIPLSAKLELLAAVAATGVREVEATAFVSPTKVPSMADAAELAAHLHNYPAIEFSALVASPNGAKRAVAAGLRSIEYVVAADDAFSTANVGRTTAEATAQIDEIVAIAHGSPGFPVTVEVIVATAWDSPFEGPTPPQRVVEIAAAARDRGVDRLSIADTIGTTTPGRVNSLIAQLLPVIGNLPLGAHLHNTRGAGLASAYAAVTAGVTRLDASVGGLGGCPFAPGATGNIATEDLVYLLTDSGFTVDVDLQAAIAAAEVAKLAVGHDLPGALLRAGDRIRN, from the coding sequence ATGACCCAAACCGCGAACACCCACGTCGTCATCCGCGAGGTCGGGCTGCGCGACGGGTTGCAGATCGAAAAGCCGATTCCCTTGTCGGCCAAGCTGGAACTGCTTGCGGCCGTGGCCGCCACCGGCGTGCGGGAGGTGGAGGCAACCGCCTTCGTCTCTCCCACCAAGGTGCCGTCGATGGCCGACGCCGCCGAGCTCGCCGCACACCTGCATAACTACCCCGCCATCGAATTCTCCGCGCTAGTCGCCAGTCCCAACGGCGCCAAGCGCGCCGTTGCCGCGGGATTGCGCTCGATCGAATACGTCGTAGCCGCCGACGACGCATTCAGCACGGCCAACGTCGGGCGCACCACCGCGGAGGCGACTGCGCAGATCGACGAGATCGTCGCCATCGCGCACGGCAGCCCAGGCTTTCCTGTCACCGTCGAGGTCATCGTCGCCACCGCGTGGGACTCGCCGTTCGAAGGCCCCACCCCGCCGCAGCGGGTCGTAGAGATCGCCGCGGCCGCCCGTGACCGCGGCGTTGATCGCCTCTCGATCGCCGACACCATCGGCACCACCACCCCCGGCCGGGTGAACTCGCTTATCGCCCAACTCCTTCCGGTGATCGGCAACCTGCCCTTGGGGGCACACCTTCACAACACCCGCGGCGCGGGATTGGCCAGCGCGTATGCGGCGGTCACCGCCGGGGTGACCCGACTGGACGCCTCCGTGGGCGGACTGGGTGGTTGTCCGTTCGCACCGGGCGCCACCGGCAACATTGCCACCGAGGATCTGGTCTACCTGCTCACTGACAGCGGGTTCACCGTCGACGTCGACCTGCAGGCCGCGATCGCGGCCGCCGAAGTCGCGAAATTGGCTGTCGGCCATGACTTGCCGGGTGCACTGCTGCGCGCCGGCGACCGGATCAGAAATTGA
- a CDS encoding NuoB/complex I 20 kDa subunit family protein: MGLEEQLPAGILLGTVEKIAGYVRKNSLWPATFGLACCAIEMMATAGPRFDIARFGMERFSATPRQADLMIVAGRVSQKMAPVLRQIYDQMAEPKWVLAMGVCASSGGMFNNYAIVQGVDHVVPVDIYLPGCPPRPEMLLYAILKLHEKIQEMPLGVNREAAIAEAEQAALSARPTIEMRGLLR; encoded by the coding sequence GTGGGCCTGGAAGAACAGTTACCCGCCGGGATCTTGCTGGGGACTGTCGAGAAGATCGCCGGCTACGTTCGCAAGAATTCGCTGTGGCCGGCCACCTTCGGGCTGGCCTGCTGCGCCATCGAGATGATGGCAACCGCCGGACCACGATTCGACATCGCGCGGTTCGGGATGGAGCGGTTCTCGGCGACACCGCGGCAGGCGGATCTGATGATCGTGGCCGGACGGGTGAGCCAGAAGATGGCCCCGGTGCTGCGTCAGATCTACGACCAGATGGCGGAACCGAAATGGGTTCTGGCGATGGGCGTGTGCGCGTCGTCCGGTGGGATGTTCAACAACTATGCGATCGTTCAGGGCGTCGACCACGTCGTCCCGGTGGACATTTACCTGCCCGGCTGCCCGCCCCGTCCGGAGATGCTGTTGTACGCAATCCTCAAGCTGCACGAGAAGATTCAGGAAATGCCGCTGGGAGTCAACCGCGAGGCGGCGATCGCCGAAGCCGAACAGGCGGCGCTAAGCGCGCGGCCCACGATCGAGATGCGGGGACTGCTGCGATGA
- a CDS encoding homogentisate 1,2-dioxygenase, with protein sequence MESFVHLRKGKTPRRLHADLDGLKDDELGRGGFTGRTANIYRRHDPTAYRAVGPLRPVDVLSSELKPSDSTDADGGPLQMFSNDDCRILLSRRAEPMPYFARHVDGDLLCFVHRGGGILETEFGPLPYRTGDWVYLPKACTWRQLPHTETTLLMVEATDEFRVPPPGALGRHFPFDPSQATIPDPAPIDDDGRDEYEVRLVHVGGPTTLYYQHNPLDVEGWRGDNFAFTFNIDDYNVVTSDSVHLPPTVHLFMQATGVYVMNFLPKPAEGVPGTERTPWYHRNVDYDEIAFFHGGSLYGIPMPPGLVTHAPQGVHHGAPERARERARRKFDEHSRVDWQVIAIDTRRRLAPSPEVLAHDLGQHA encoded by the coding sequence ATGGAATCCTTCGTCCACCTGCGCAAAGGTAAGACCCCGCGCCGTTTGCACGCCGACCTCGACGGGCTGAAGGACGACGAGCTGGGGCGCGGCGGCTTCACCGGACGGACGGCCAACATCTATCGGCGCCACGACCCGACCGCCTACCGTGCGGTGGGCCCGCTGCGGCCGGTCGACGTGCTGTCCAGCGAGCTCAAACCCAGCGACAGCACCGACGCCGACGGCGGGCCGCTGCAGATGTTCAGCAACGACGACTGCCGCATTCTGCTGAGCCGCCGCGCCGAGCCGATGCCGTACTTCGCCCGTCATGTCGACGGCGACCTGCTGTGCTTCGTACACCGAGGCGGCGGCATCCTGGAGACAGAGTTCGGCCCGCTGCCTTACCGCACCGGCGACTGGGTGTACCTGCCGAAGGCGTGCACCTGGCGGCAGCTGCCCCATACCGAAACCACACTGCTGATGGTCGAGGCCACCGACGAATTCCGGGTGCCCCCGCCGGGCGCCCTGGGCCGCCATTTCCCCTTCGACCCGTCGCAGGCGACCATCCCCGACCCAGCGCCGATCGACGACGATGGGCGCGACGAGTACGAGGTTCGGCTTGTCCATGTCGGTGGGCCCACAACGCTGTATTACCAACACAATCCGCTCGACGTCGAAGGGTGGCGCGGCGACAACTTCGCCTTCACCTTCAATATCGACGATTACAACGTCGTCACCTCCGACAGCGTGCACCTGCCGCCTACCGTGCACCTGTTCATGCAGGCCACCGGCGTCTACGTGATGAACTTTCTGCCTAAGCCGGCCGAGGGCGTCCCGGGCACCGAACGCACACCGTGGTATCACCGCAACGTCGACTACGACGAGATCGCCTTCTTCCACGGCGGCTCGCTCTACGGCATCCCGATGCCTCCAGGACTGGTAACCCATGCGCCGCAAGGCGTTCACCATGGAGCTCCGGAGAGGGCGCGGGAGCGGGCACGCCGCAAATTCGACGAACATTCGCGCGTCGACTGGCAGGTCATCGCGATCGACACCCGCCGGCGGCTGGCCCCGTCACCGGAAGTACTGGCCCACGATTTAGGACAACACGCGTGA
- a CDS encoding Rv3143 family two-component system response regulator, protein MSDATIALRILVYSDNPNTREEVKRALGKQLHPDLPELNYVEVATGPMVISTMDEGGIDLAILDGEATPVGGMGIAKQLKDELETCPPILVLTGRPDDAWLARWSRAEASVPHPIDPIVLGRTVLGLLRAPAA, encoded by the coding sequence GTGTCCGACGCCACCATCGCTCTGCGGATCCTGGTCTACAGCGACAACCCCAACACCCGCGAAGAAGTGAAGCGCGCCCTCGGCAAACAACTGCACCCCGACCTACCGGAGTTGAACTACGTCGAGGTGGCCACCGGACCGATGGTGATCAGCACCATGGACGAGGGCGGCATCGACCTGGCCATCCTGGACGGGGAAGCCACGCCGGTCGGCGGCATGGGCATCGCCAAACAGCTCAAAGACGAACTCGAGACCTGCCCGCCGATCCTGGTGCTCACCGGGCGACCCGACGATGCCTGGCTGGCGCGATGGTCGCGGGCCGAGGCCTCGGTGCCACATCCCATCGACCCGATCGTGCTGGGTCGTACCGTGCTCGGGTTACTTCGCGCACCCGCCGCCTAA
- a CDS encoding NADH-quinone oxidoreductase subunit C, whose protein sequence is MSSPEQDPRVAASEVGGAVPAAGDEVINVRRGMFGVSGSGDTSGYGRLVRAITLPGSSPRPYGGYFDEVVDLLADALQADGIEFENAIEKVVVDRNELTLHVGRAALPKVAQHLRDQPELRFEMCLGVSGVHYPHEPGRELHAVYPLQSITHNRRVRLEVSAPDDDPHIPSLYGIYPTNDWHERETYDFFGIIFDGHPSLTRIEMPDDWHGHPQRKDYPLGGIPVEYKGAQIPPPDERRAYN, encoded by the coding sequence ATGAGCTCCCCGGAGCAGGACCCGAGGGTAGCCGCCAGTGAGGTGGGCGGCGCGGTGCCGGCGGCAGGCGACGAAGTGATCAACGTGCGCCGCGGCATGTTCGGCGTCTCGGGGTCGGGTGACACCTCCGGATATGGACGGTTGGTGCGCGCGATCACGCTGCCCGGCAGCAGCCCCCGACCCTACGGCGGTTACTTCGACGAGGTGGTCGACCTGCTTGCCGACGCGCTCCAGGCCGACGGCATCGAGTTCGAGAACGCCATCGAGAAAGTCGTCGTCGACCGCAACGAGCTGACCCTGCACGTCGGCCGCGCGGCGCTGCCCAAGGTGGCGCAGCATCTTCGCGACCAGCCCGAACTGCGGTTCGAGATGTGTCTGGGAGTCAGCGGCGTGCACTACCCGCACGAGCCGGGCCGCGAGCTGCACGCCGTCTACCCGCTCCAGTCGATCACCCACAACCGTCGTGTCCGGCTGGAAGTGTCTGCGCCGGACGATGATCCGCACATCCCGTCGCTATACGGCATCTACCCGACCAACGACTGGCACGAGCGCGAGACCTACGACTTCTTCGGCATCATCTTCGACGGGCATCCGTCGCTGACCCGCATTGAAATGCCCGACGACTGGCACGGCCACCCGCAGCGCAAGGACTACCCGCTCGGTGGCATTCCCGTCGAGTACAAGGGTGCACAGATACCCCCGCCCGACGAGCGGAGAGCGTACAACTAA
- a CDS encoding acyl-CoA dehydrogenase family protein: MDFTLPEHLPGVLAEMDAFIEAEIKPLEREHIQYFDQRREYARTDWERDGIPTAAWEELLAEMRRRADKAGWLRYGLPAALGGRDGTNVDMAVIREYLAHKGLGLHNDLQNESSIVGNFPQVIMMERFGTDEQRRQWSEALITGERSMAFGLTEPQHGSDATWLETTARLDGDSWVINGAKRFNTGVHRATHDLIFARTSGEPGQARGISAFLVPTDTPGFKVPYYWWTFNMPTDHGEVELTDVRVPTDAVLGEVDRGLDVAQTFLHENRIRQAASSLGAAQYCIDRAAEYASTRTVFGKPLSVNQAVQWPLAELQTEAQMVRLLVQYAAWHLDRNHHMEVSDKVSMANYRANRLVCDAADRAMQVCGGLGYSRHEQFEHIYRHHRRYRITEGAEEIQIRRVAQRLFNFGAQ; this comes from the coding sequence GTGGATTTCACGCTCCCAGAACATCTTCCGGGCGTATTGGCCGAAATGGACGCATTCATCGAGGCCGAGATCAAGCCGCTGGAACGCGAGCACATCCAATACTTTGACCAGCGACGCGAGTACGCACGCACGGATTGGGAACGCGACGGCATCCCGACTGCAGCGTGGGAGGAGCTGCTCGCCGAGATGCGCCGGCGCGCGGACAAGGCGGGCTGGTTGCGCTACGGTCTGCCGGCCGCGCTCGGCGGCCGCGACGGCACCAATGTCGATATGGCGGTGATCCGGGAATATCTCGCGCACAAGGGACTCGGCCTGCACAACGACCTGCAAAACGAGTCCTCCATTGTGGGCAACTTCCCACAGGTGATCATGATGGAACGGTTCGGCACCGACGAACAGCGGCGCCAGTGGTCAGAAGCGCTGATCACCGGCGAGCGGTCGATGGCGTTCGGACTCACCGAGCCGCAGCACGGATCGGACGCAACCTGGCTGGAGACCACCGCACGGCTCGATGGCGACAGCTGGGTGATCAACGGCGCCAAGCGGTTCAACACCGGGGTGCACCGCGCCACCCACGACCTGATCTTCGCCCGCACCTCCGGCGAGCCGGGACAGGCCCGGGGCATCTCCGCGTTTCTGGTCCCGACAGACACCCCCGGATTCAAGGTCCCCTACTACTGGTGGACCTTCAACATGCCCACCGACCACGGCGAAGTCGAGTTGACCGACGTACGCGTGCCCACCGACGCGGTGCTCGGCGAGGTCGACCGCGGCCTAGACGTCGCGCAAACTTTCTTGCACGAGAACCGGATTCGTCAGGCCGCCAGCAGCCTGGGGGCGGCGCAGTACTGCATCGACCGGGCCGCCGAATATGCGTCTACGCGAACGGTCTTCGGCAAGCCGCTGTCGGTCAACCAGGCCGTACAGTGGCCGCTGGCCGAATTGCAGACCGAAGCCCAGATGGTGCGACTGCTGGTGCAATACGCGGCCTGGCATTTGGATCGCAACCACCACATGGAGGTGTCGGACAAGGTGTCCATGGCGAACTATCGCGCCAACCGACTGGTCTGCGACGCCGCCGACCGGGCGATGCAGGTCTGCGGCGGCCTCGGCTACAGCCGCCACGAACAGTTCGAACACATTTACCGTCATCACCGCCGCTACCGGATCACCGAGGGAGCCGAGGAAATTCAGATCCGCCGAGTGGCGCAGCGGCTGTTCAACTTTGGCGCGCAATGA
- a CDS encoding phosphotransferase family protein — protein sequence MTGNEELTAKLTAVLAPVLGAGTSVEQLRALSGGASRSTWAFEAVTGAQRRALILRTGPPDDVHAGMELEARSQAAAAAAGAPVPHVLVADDSLAALGNPFLVCDEIKGETIVRRIQRRLDTTDGHTRRTELLRQCAQALAAIHRADTDIAGLTHEDQLVQWRERLDAMNDTTATLEWAFRWLAAHRPAPSAPVLVHGDYRMGNLIVDGFDLAAVLDWELVHLGEAYEDLAWFCIRAWRFGAPAGLAAGGLGSTEQFLREYEQAGGITVDRVAFHWWLVLATLRWGVICRFQADRHLSGQSRSVELATIGRRVCETEWDLLNLLDAPGDDARRAAARGGGGHSGKARPVTGTYGRPVAAELVAAVAEFLETEIRAATTGQVNFHARVAGNALRIVERELLDESAAETGAALTALGFADEQQLAAAIRAGDLGERAGDVLAGLRTLVRNRLAVAHPGYDSE from the coding sequence ATGACCGGCAACGAGGAGCTGACGGCCAAACTGACCGCGGTGCTGGCGCCGGTGCTCGGTGCCGGCACCTCAGTCGAGCAGTTGCGCGCGCTCAGCGGGGGCGCGAGCCGCAGCACCTGGGCGTTCGAGGCGGTCACCGGCGCGCAGCGGCGCGCGCTGATCCTGCGCACCGGGCCGCCCGACGACGTGCACGCGGGCATGGAGCTCGAAGCGCGCTCGCAGGCCGCCGCCGCGGCCGCTGGGGCACCGGTGCCCCACGTCCTGGTCGCCGACGATTCGCTTGCCGCGCTGGGCAATCCGTTCCTGGTCTGCGACGAGATCAAGGGAGAAACCATCGTCCGGCGCATCCAGCGCCGGCTCGACACCACTGACGGGCACACCCGCCGAACCGAGCTGCTGCGCCAATGTGCGCAGGCGCTGGCCGCCATCCACCGGGCCGACACCGACATCGCGGGCCTGACCCACGAGGACCAATTGGTCCAGTGGCGCGAGCGACTCGACGCGATGAACGACACCACGGCCACGCTCGAGTGGGCGTTTCGCTGGCTGGCGGCTCATCGGCCAGCACCGTCGGCACCGGTGCTGGTGCACGGGGACTACCGGATGGGGAATCTGATCGTCGACGGATTTGACCTGGCCGCGGTGCTCGACTGGGAGCTGGTGCACCTGGGCGAGGCCTACGAGGACCTGGCGTGGTTCTGCATCCGCGCGTGGCGATTCGGCGCTCCGGCCGGCCTGGCCGCTGGCGGCCTGGGCAGCACCGAGCAATTCCTCCGCGAATACGAACAAGCCGGCGGCATTACCGTCGACCGGGTGGCGTTTCACTGGTGGCTGGTGCTGGCCACGCTGCGCTGGGGTGTGATCTGCCGCTTCCAGGCGGATCGGCATCTGAGCGGGCAGTCGCGCTCCGTCGAACTCGCCACGATCGGTCGGCGGGTGTGCGAGACGGAATGGGATTTGCTCAACCTTCTCGACGCGCCCGGTGACGATGCGCGCCGCGCAGCGGCGCGAGGAGGAGGCGGGCACTCGGGAAAGGCCCGGCCCGTGACGGGTACCTACGGACGCCCGGTGGCAGCCGAACTGGTGGCCGCCGTGGCGGAATTCCTGGAAACCGAGATCCGGGCGGCGACCACCGGACAGGTCAATTTCCACGCCCGGGTGGCCGGCAATGCCCTGCGCATCGTCGAGCGGGAACTGCTCGACGAGAGCGCGGCCGAGACGGGTGCCGCGCTGACCGCGCTGGGCTTCGCCGATGAGCAGCAACTCGCCGCCGCGATCCGGGCCGGTGACCTCGGCGAGCGGGCCGGTGACGTCTTGGCCGGCCTGCGGACCCTGGTCCGCAATCGGCTGGCGGTTGCCCATCCCGGATATGACAGCGAATAG